A stretch of DNA from Microbacterium saperdae:
CTTCATCGGAGACAGCGAGACGCTCGCCTTCGTCGTCGCGCTGTTGTCGGTGCTGCTCACGGCGGTCGCGATGTACGTCGCCGCGATCGTCACGGCCAACACGTTCTCGACGATCATCGCCGGGCGCACACGCCAGATCGCGCTCATGCGTCTGATCGGCGCCACCGCACGGTCGCAGCGCGCCGAGGTCGGACGCCAAGGGCTCATCGTCGGCCTGATCGGTGCGGGTCTCGGTCTGCTCGTCGGACTCCTGGTCACCGTGGTGGGCGTGCAGATCGGTGCGATGCTGCTCGACAACGATCCCTCGGGCTTCTCGCTCGCACAGCCGTTCATCGCCCTCCCTGTGATCGGTGTCGCCCTCACGACCTGGGCCGCCGCGTGGGCGGGGTCGCGGCGGGTGCTCACCGTCACACCGCTGCAGGCCCTCGGCGGATCCGTCGAGCGCACGCACGATGAGGTGTCTGGCACGAAGGGGCGTCACATCGGCGCATGGGTGCTGCTGATCGCGGGCGCCGCTCTGCTCGCGGCAGGAGTGGTGATCGGGCTGATCACTCCGCTCGGAGTCGTGGTCGCATTCCTCGGCGGACTGCTGTCCTTCACCGGACTCGCTCTGGGATCGGTGCTGTTCATGCCGCCGGTGCTGCGGCTCGTGGGGAAGATGTTCGGATCGAGCGCGACCGCGCGCCTGGCCGCCGAGAACGCGCTGCGATACCCGGAGCGTTCCTCCCGCATGGCGATCGGCGTGGTCATGGGCGTGACGCTCGTGACGATGTTCGCGGTCGCTCTCGAGTCGGCGAAGCGCCTGATGATGAATCAGTCGGGCGACGTGCCCGAGGAGTTCTTCGCTCCGTTCGACGCGTTCGCCGCGATCATGATGGTGCTCGTCGCGGTATCGGCTGTGATCGCCGCGGTCGGGCTCGTGAACCTCCTCACGATCGGGGTGGTACAGCGACGCCGGGAGCTCGGACTGCTCCGGTCGATCGGCCTGTCGAACCGCCAGGTGCGGCGGATGGTGCTGCTCGAGGCGACGCACATCACGGTGGCCGCGACACTGACCGGGCTCGTGCTCGGTGTCGCCTACGGGTGGATCGCGGCGCAGTCGCTGCTCGGCTCGGTGCCGACGCTTCCCGATTTCACCCCGGCGGGTCTGGTTGCCCCGCAGATCCCGTGGGTACCCGTCGCGATCATCGTGGCAGCCACGGCCGTGCTCACCCTGGTCGCTGCGGCCACCCCGACGCGCCTCGCGACCCGCGTGGCCCCGGTGGAGGCGCTCGCCGCCGACTGACCCCTCGGGGGCCGCTTAGGCTGGACGGGTGCCGCCGTTCGATCAGTCCACGTATCAGGTCCGCCTCGACTGGGGTCTCGCGGGCCTCGAGCGGCTCGAAGATGCAGACGTCGTCGTGATCGTCGACGTGCTGCACTTCTCCTCGCGACTCGCGGATGCCGTGGCCGACGGTGCCGAGGTCGACCTGGCCGAGGCGGCGAGCTGGTCGGTCGACGCCGTCGCCCCGGCCCTCGCGGTGACGGCCGCGGCGGGTGGAGCAACCGTGCTGGTGGGCGGCCTCCGGAATGCATCTGCGGTCGCCCGGACCGTGCAGGCCGTTCAAGAGCAGCGTCAGGCGCGCACCTCGGTCGCGCTGATCGCCGCGGGGGAGCGCGACGGCTCGAACGACCTGCGCTTCGCGGTCGAAGATCACCTCGGCGCCGGGGCGATCATCGCCGCGCTGACCGATCTCGGCATCGACCACACTGCTCCGGACGCCGCGGTCGCGGCGGAAGGCTTCCGCGCGCTGCGACGCGCACTCGGGCACCTGGTCTCGGCGAGCGGCTCGGGGCGTGACACGACGGACACCGATGCCGTCGCCGCGGCATCCCGCCTCGACGCCGTCTCCGCGGTCCCTGTGCTCCGAGACCGCGTCTTCGTCTCCTTCTCCTGACGACTCGGCTGTGCACGGCGCGATGCCCCGATCTGCGCCGCTATCGTCCGGACGGTCTGACGCCACGCGCGAGGGCAGCGCCTCGGGCGCGAGACGCACGCGTAGGGTCGTGGCATGAGGTACCTCCCCGCAGTCGTCGTCGATGCCCTGCTGGTGCTCGTCTTCGCGGCGATCGGCCGCGCATCGCACGACGAGAGCCCCGCCGGATTCCTGCTCACCGCGTGGCCGTTCCTGGTCGCACTGCTGCTCGGGCACCTGCTCGCGGCGCTCCTGCCCGCGCGTCCGCGCCGCCCGTGGTCGATCCTGTGGGGCGTGGTCGTGTGGGTCGTGACGGTCACCGGAGGAATGCTGCTGCGGGTGATCAGCGGTGACACGGCTCAGGTGCCGTTCATCATCGTCGCCACCCTGACACTCGGCGTCTTCCTGGTCGGGTGGCGCGGAATCACGGCGCTGGTGCGGCGGAATCGTTCACGAGCCGCGACCACGCACGCAGAAGTCGAGGACGCGGGGGTCGAGGACGGGACGGTCGAGGACATCGCAACCGGACCTGACGACGAACATCCCGTCGCCTGACGCCGGCCCGCCGCGCGCAGAATGCCGAGTCAGCGCGGCATCTGTGCCGCGAGACGCACATCCGTCGTGATCTCGCGGCGGGTCCAGTCGAACAGATGACGCGCATCGTACGTGCGCGAGCACCGCGCGCACGACGTGGGTCTGGTCGGGCGGCGGTGCCGATAGGTCACGTGTCCCGCAGGGCACCGACCGACCCAGGGGGCGAGCTCGACCGCCGTCTCTCCGCGGTGCGTCGTACCTCCGACGTAGCCCAGGTTGCGCGCCACGTGCTTCCAGGTGGAGCCGTGCGCGGCGGCGTGCCCGGCGAGCGCATGAGCGACCTCATGGAGCAGCACCTGATGGATCTCGTCGTCCTCGAATCGTGCCGCGAGGTAGCGCGACACCGTGATGCGCTTCTTCGTGTAATCGCATTGCCCGGCACGCCTCTTGGCGTTGTCGAAGCCGAAGGACCAGGTGTCGTCGAGATGCATCCTGATGAGCGCCTCACCCCAGATGCGCACACGGTCGAGATCCGCCATGCGCCCAGGCTAAGCCATGCCACCGACACTGTGCGGCAGCGGTCAGCGCGGTGTCTCAGCCGGCGACGAGCTGCGACGTGCGGCGACGTTCGGTGGCATCGATCGCGAGCAGCACGGTCTCGAGATCGCGATCGGCTGCGCCGGCCTCACGCCGCAGGAACAGCGAGCGCTTGAAGCTCTCGCGCGCGGCGTCGTAGTCCTCGGCGTCGAAGGCGTTCTTGCCGTGGTGCTGGTGTGCGAAGGCGGCGATGGAGATCCATCCCTGGCCCTCCGCCTCTTCAGCGCACATCGCCAGCTCCTGGTCGGCGGCGGCGTGTTGGCCGCGGTACTGCTGGATCGTCGCGTGCAGCACGCGCGCCCGCAGGACGTCCTTGCGTGTGCCGGCCATGCGAGCCTGCCGCACGGCCTCGTCGGCGAGCGTCAGAGCCTCGTCGAGTCGACCGAGGACCTTGAGCAGCCAGACGCGCTCCAGAAGCGCAGGAAGACTGCGCTGCCCTTCGATCTCCTCGAGTCGCACCGCGCATTCGCTGAGGTCGACCAGCTCACGGAGGTTCTCCTGGTCGTATCCCCGGATGAAACTCATTGCTCTCCTTCCGCAGCGCCCTTCCTCCAGTGTGCCTGGCTCGTGCGCGCTCGCGGAGGCGGCGCGCCCGTGACCGGGCATCCCGGCTGCGGAGGTCAGCGCAGGAAGAGCGAGGCGTCGGGCCGGGGCGATGCCACGGCGTCTGCGTCCGTCACGATCCGCGCCCCCTGCACGAACGTCTGGAGCTCCGCGCCCTGCGCGATCTTGGCGGGATGTGGGCCGGCCGCGAGCATCCGGGGGAGCCACTCCGTCGGCAGAGGTGAGGCCGAGGCGGCGATCACGAGGTTGCCGAAACGGCGGCCCTTGAGCACCTGGGTGTCGGCGAGGACGCCGATCTCGGGCAGCACGTCGGCGATCGTGGCGACCTGTCGGCGGGCGAAGGCGAGGCCGGGTCCGTCGGCGACGTTCACCAGCAGCACGCCGCGCGGACCGAGCAGCTCCGACAACTCGCGGTAGAACTCCACGCTGGTCAGATGTGCGGGGGTCTGCGCACCGGAGTAGACATCGGAGACGACCAGGTCGCAGCGTCCGGCCAGAGCCGCAGGAAGCCGTTTGACCCCGTCACGCGCATCGCCGATGCGGATGCGGATCGCGGCGCCCTTCGGCAGCGGAAGGTGCTCGCGGACCAGCTGTGCCAACGGCGCCTCGAGCTCGATCACCTGCTG
This window harbors:
- a CDS encoding ABC transporter permease; this encodes MSAVATVVPETRATAPRMAWLRDRGMGASILVAALSAAFGVLLVEVTAYIGAVLQADPFIGDSETLAFVVALLSVLLTAVAMYVAAIVTANTFSTIIAGRTRQIALMRLIGATARSQRAEVGRQGLIVGLIGAGLGLLVGLLVTVVGVQIGAMLLDNDPSGFSLAQPFIALPVIGVALTTWAAAWAGSRRVLTVTPLQALGGSVERTHDEVSGTKGRHIGAWVLLIAGAALLAAGVVIGLITPLGVVVAFLGGLLSFTGLALGSVLFMPPVLRLVGKMFGSSATARLAAENALRYPERSSRMAIGVVMGVTLVTMFAVALESAKRLMMNQSGDVPEEFFAPFDAFAAIMMVLVAVSAVIAAVGLVNLLTIGVVQRRRELGLLRSIGLSNRQVRRMVLLEATHITVAATLTGLVLGVAYGWIAAQSLLGSVPTLPDFTPAGLVAPQIPWVPVAIIVAATAVLTLVAAATPTRLATRVAPVEALAAD
- a CDS encoding 2-phosphosulfolactate phosphatase, which translates into the protein MPPFDQSTYQVRLDWGLAGLERLEDADVVVIVDVLHFSSRLADAVADGAEVDLAEAASWSVDAVAPALAVTAAAGGATVLVGGLRNASAVARTVQAVQEQRQARTSVALIAAGERDGSNDLRFAVEDHLGAGAIIAALTDLGIDHTAPDAAVAAEGFRALRRALGHLVSASGSGRDTTDTDAVAAASRLDAVSAVPVLRDRVFVSFS
- a CDS encoding DUF3054 domain-containing protein; this translates as MRYLPAVVVDALLVLVFAAIGRASHDESPAGFLLTAWPFLVALLLGHLLAALLPARPRRPWSILWGVVVWVVTVTGGMLLRVISGDTAQVPFIIVATLTLGVFLVGWRGITALVRRNRSRAATTHAEVEDAGVEDGTVEDIATGPDDEHPVA
- a CDS encoding SprT-like domain-containing protein encodes the protein MADLDRVRIWGEALIRMHLDDTWSFGFDNAKRRAGQCDYTKKRITVSRYLAARFEDDEIHQVLLHEVAHALAGHAAAHGSTWKHVARNLGYVGGTTHRGETAVELAPWVGRCPAGHVTYRHRRPTRPTSCARCSRTYDARHLFDWTRREITTDVRLAAQMPR
- a CDS encoding spermidine synthase, whose product is MGRMRSRDTEHPEARLDHGGLARIMPSEFGGGFELIVDGTPQSHVDLDDPTHLHFEYIVRMGAVIDQLTSPGEALTAVHLGAGALTIPRYIDATRPGSRQQVIELEAPLAQLVREHLPLPKGAAIRIRIGDARDGVKRLPAALAGRCDLVVSDVYSGAQTPAHLTSVEFYRELSELLGPRGVLLVNVADGPGLAFARRQVATIADVLPEIGVLADTQVLKGRRFGNLVIAASASPLPTEWLPRMLAAGPHPAKIAQGAELQTFVQGARIVTDADAVASPRPDASLFLR